A single genomic interval of Amycolatopsis albispora harbors:
- a CDS encoding non-ribosomal peptide synthetase, whose protein sequence is MTTLDANKQRLLMKLLRERATAAEVPRITPVPPGTAVPLNPPQAGIWFSCRQYPDSSEYSIPDLQVMERALDHSTLRAATAELMARHDILRVRMFERDGVPMQQDCGPIEPPVTWHDLRHLPADEAAARATEISSRAAESPIPLDEPCFFTIIGFALPGERTMLATNFHHLVADGISREQVVRELGALLAGRTLDPPPPVGFLDYAAWERENTDEATVQRDLAYWTHNLTGHLPVLDLPRDHPRPARASRAASTVPVTIPGSLLTRLQRLAADDGVTLFVVVLAAYKLFLARMAGQREILVGVPLAGRDHEVAESMVGCFVRSVPLRTNLSGDPTFREVVRRVHEAFLEAHDHQAVPYARVVAELGLPRLSGVHQVFQTIITLQHPVGGSGWAAEKSVALNTNSMPVDLALILHPDGDALGGIMLYSADLFDRGTALRSAGVLEHLLAAAAERPDARAFELPLLSQAERERVLHGLNRDVRPDIAYRTLAQPFEEQVRRAPDAIAVRGAEGRFSYAELNARANRLAWFLRDTGVGPGNVVALCLSPGVDQTVALLAAAKAGAPYVTLDPEEGRLGAMLDGAAPAAVIVDGSTAGRVPAGPWQVHSFAESGRWAGVPADDLPVEATGYDLLCLRYAAHATDRPAAIAYPVEGALAELAQLQHDHPLGAGDVALLATPEDCFWPLSQGATVALAPPAVHQDPRRLADHAEAYGVTTLSVVPSMVPDVAGFPGDLVAGYGPAETGRVTDQGRPAGHRALYVLDEALAPVPIGVVGELYVGCEIGLARGYHRRPALTAHRFVADPFAAPGARMFRTGELCRHREDGVLEHLGPIDRQVRIHGLRVEPAEIEAAFAEQDGVRRAVVTAAPDGGLAAFVVPDGERELSGRRLVDGAAARLPEYLMPATVTVVEEIPRRGSGEIDVAALLDLRDRDTEADRTDAPETELEARLAGIFCRVLRRDSVSVTESFFTMGGHSLLVFKLIEDCASEFGLKPSVLDVFTGPTVRALAATLGAMRPAGGVDPLVSLVEHPGAPLVVFVHAASGSVLPFYQVAKRLGREFAVYALQSPPEVPPASIEEIAARYVEEVDAVRGVAPVVVAGWSMGGAVALEMARRWLHRNERVAATLLLDTWAPPAFMSAAADAARVRASVLALDVLRLEGADATPATQAELAETVERNRAAFLDYRPEYYPAEVDLLRASDPLPADAPPFPAGYLDGDRGWSAVAAEVTTAEIKGNHLSLFDQEHADQLAAAISAAIARRMGYEEI, encoded by the coding sequence ATGACCACGTTGGACGCGAACAAACAGCGGCTGCTCATGAAGTTGCTGCGCGAGCGGGCCACCGCGGCCGAAGTGCCGCGCATCACCCCGGTGCCGCCGGGGACCGCCGTTCCGCTCAACCCGCCGCAGGCGGGGATCTGGTTCTCCTGCCGGCAGTACCCGGACAGCAGCGAGTACAGCATTCCGGACCTGCAGGTCATGGAGCGGGCGCTGGACCATTCGACACTGCGCGCTGCCACGGCGGAGCTGATGGCCCGGCACGACATCCTGCGAGTGCGGATGTTCGAGCGCGACGGTGTCCCGATGCAGCAGGACTGCGGCCCGATCGAGCCGCCGGTGACCTGGCACGACCTGCGGCACCTGCCGGCGGACGAGGCGGCGGCGCGCGCCACCGAGATCAGCAGCCGGGCCGCCGAGAGTCCGATCCCGCTCGACGAGCCGTGCTTCTTCACGATCATCGGATTCGCGTTGCCCGGCGAGCGCACCATGCTGGCGACCAACTTCCACCACCTGGTCGCCGACGGAATCTCCCGGGAGCAGGTCGTCCGGGAGCTGGGCGCGTTGCTGGCCGGCCGGACACTCGACCCGCCCCCGCCGGTTGGCTTTCTCGATTACGCGGCCTGGGAACGCGAGAACACCGACGAGGCGACGGTCCAGCGCGACCTGGCCTACTGGACCCACAATCTGACCGGTCACCTGCCGGTGCTGGACCTGCCGAGAGACCATCCCCGGCCGGCCCGAGCCAGCCGGGCCGCATCCACCGTGCCGGTCACGATTCCCGGTTCGTTGCTGACTCGGCTGCAGCGGCTGGCGGCGGACGACGGGGTCACCCTGTTCGTTGTCGTCCTGGCCGCGTACAAGCTGTTCCTGGCCCGGATGGCGGGGCAGCGGGAAATCCTCGTCGGCGTCCCGCTGGCCGGCCGGGACCATGAGGTCGCCGAGTCGATGGTGGGCTGCTTCGTGAGGTCGGTGCCGCTGCGCACCAACTTGTCCGGCGACCCGACGTTCCGCGAGGTCGTCCGCCGGGTGCACGAGGCCTTCCTGGAGGCCCACGACCATCAGGCCGTACCGTACGCCCGGGTGGTGGCCGAACTGGGGTTGCCCCGGCTGTCTGGGGTGCACCAGGTGTTCCAGACCATCATCACGCTGCAGCACCCGGTCGGCGGCTCGGGCTGGGCGGCCGAGAAGAGTGTGGCGCTGAATACGAACTCCATGCCGGTCGACCTGGCTCTGATCCTGCACCCGGACGGCGACGCGCTCGGCGGCATCATGTTGTACTCGGCCGACCTGTTCGACCGGGGCACCGCGCTCCGATCCGCAGGTGTCCTCGAGCATCTGCTGGCCGCGGCCGCCGAGCGGCCGGACGCGCGAGCGTTCGAGCTGCCGCTGCTGTCGCAGGCAGAGCGGGAGCGCGTGCTGCACGGGCTCAACCGGGACGTCCGGCCGGACATCGCGTACCGCACGCTGGCGCAGCCGTTCGAGGAGCAGGTCCGGCGCGCCCCGGACGCGATCGCGGTGCGCGGTGCCGAGGGCCGGTTCAGCTACGCCGAGTTGAACGCCCGGGCCAACCGGCTGGCGTGGTTCCTGCGCGACACCGGGGTCGGTCCGGGAAACGTCGTGGCGCTGTGCCTTTCCCCCGGGGTTGACCAGACGGTCGCGCTACTAGCCGCGGCCAAGGCCGGCGCCCCGTACGTAACGCTCGATCCGGAGGAGGGCCGGCTCGGGGCGATGCTGGACGGTGCCGCCCCGGCAGCGGTGATCGTTGACGGGTCGACGGCGGGCCGCGTGCCGGCAGGACCGTGGCAGGTGCACTCGTTTGCGGAGTCCGGCCGGTGGGCCGGGGTGCCCGCCGACGACCTGCCGGTCGAGGCAACTGGGTACGACCTGCTGTGCCTGCGCTACGCGGCGCACGCCACCGACCGGCCGGCCGCGATCGCCTACCCGGTCGAGGGGGCGCTGGCCGAGTTGGCGCAACTTCAGCACGACCATCCCCTCGGTGCCGGCGACGTAGCGCTCCTGGCGACGCCCGAGGACTGCTTCTGGCCGCTGTCGCAGGGCGCGACGGTCGCCTTGGCGCCGCCAGCGGTGCACCAGGACCCGCGGCGGCTGGCGGACCATGCGGAGGCGTACGGCGTCACGACGCTGTCGGTCGTGCCGTCGATGGTGCCGGACGTGGCCGGGTTCCCGGGCGACCTCGTCGCCGGCTACGGGCCGGCCGAGACCGGGCGGGTCACCGACCAAGGCCGGCCAGCCGGCCACCGTGCCCTCTACGTACTGGACGAGGCGCTGGCGCCGGTGCCGATCGGCGTGGTCGGTGAGCTCTACGTCGGCTGCGAGATCGGCCTCGCTCGCGGATACCACCGGCGGCCGGCGCTGACCGCGCACCGGTTCGTGGCTGACCCGTTCGCTGCCCCCGGCGCCCGCATGTTCCGCACCGGCGAGCTCTGCCGGCACCGGGAGGACGGCGTGCTGGAGCATCTTGGCCCGATCGACCGGCAGGTCCGGATCCACGGCCTGCGCGTCGAGCCGGCCGAGATCGAGGCGGCCTTCGCCGAGCAGGACGGCGTGCGGCGCGCCGTCGTGACCGCGGCGCCGGACGGCGGCCTCGCCGCCTTCGTGGTGCCGGACGGGGAACGTGAGCTGTCCGGGAGAAGGCTCGTCGACGGCGCCGCCGCGCGGCTGCCGGAGTACCTGATGCCGGCAACCGTCACGGTAGTGGAGGAGATCCCCCGGAGGGGCAGCGGCGAGATCGACGTGGCCGCGCTGCTCGACCTCCGGGACCGCGACACGGAAGCTGACCGCACCGACGCACCCGAGACCGAGCTGGAGGCGCGGCTGGCCGGGATTTTCTGCCGGGTCCTGCGCCGGGACTCGGTCTCGGTCACCGAGAGCTTCTTCACCATGGGTGGCCACTCGCTGCTGGTCTTCAAGCTGATCGAGGATTGCGCGAGCGAGTTCGGGCTGAAGCCGAGCGTCCTGGACGTGTTCACCGGCCCGACGGTCCGCGCGCTGGCGGCGACGCTGGGCGCGATGCGACCTGCAGGGGGCGTGGACCCGCTGGTGAGCCTGGTCGAGCACCCGGGCGCGCCGCTGGTGGTCTTCGTGCACGCCGCGAGCGGTTCGGTGCTGCCGTTCTACCAGGTGGCCAAGCGGCTCGGGCGGGAGTTCGCGGTGTACGCGCTTCAGTCGCCGCCGGAGGTTCCGCCGGCGTCGATCGAGGAGATCGCGGCCCGCTACGTGGAAGAGGTCGACGCGGTGCGCGGCGTCGCCCCGGTCGTGGTCGCCGGCTGGTCGATGGGCGGCGCCGTGGCGCTGGAGATGGCCCGCCGCTGGCTGCATCGCAACGAGCGGGTCGCCGCGACCCTCCTGCTGGACACCTGGGCGCCGCCCGCGTTCATGTCCGCGGCGGCGGACGCGGCCCGGGTCCGGGCTTCGGTCCTGGCGCTGGACGTGCTGCGCCTGGAGGGGGCCGACGCCACCCCGGCGACGCAGGCCGAGCTGGCCGAGACCGTCGAACGCAACCGCGCGGCGTTCCTCGACTACCGGCCGGAGTACTACCCGGCCGAGGTGGACCTCCTGCGCGCGAGCGACCCGCTGCCCGCCGACGCGCCGCCGTTCCCGGCGGGCTACCTGGACGGCGACCGCGGCTGGTCCGCCGTCGCCGCCGAGGTGACGACCGCCGAGATCAAGGGAAACCACCTGAGCCTCTTCGACCAGGAGCACGCCGACCAACTGGCGGCGGCGATCAGCGCCGCGATCGCCCGGCGGATGGGCTACGAGGAAATCTGA
- a CDS encoding phytanoyl-CoA dioxygenase family protein, giving the protein MAESTSDPAIRGLTAEQVESFNENGFLGPFDLYAEDEAPLVWSQAMIDMVTSENKPHDSTIINYDRHLDCEALSRHIAHPAIVHKLRSLMDNDIMCWKTHIFEKEPGDSGTGWHQVEAFTVYNESETRSYPSLRYTEESTAATRELFVWTAFSETDKAHGCLRFLPGSHKQSYNVENKSHNGYDYAELKLDKDWDPNSHEIVDMELKPGQFVIFLDKCVHGSHPNVSADKRVGLVSRYIPPSVRVYEHINRLSGFGDAIDLDYHGCVMVSGEDKYGHNRMYRENLNGFPFPKVESDGH; this is encoded by the coding sequence GTGGCGGAAAGCACGAGCGACCCGGCGATCCGAGGGCTGACGGCCGAACAGGTGGAGTCCTTCAACGAGAACGGGTTCCTCGGGCCGTTCGACCTCTATGCCGAGGACGAGGCTCCGCTGGTCTGGAGCCAAGCCATGATCGATATGGTCACGTCCGAGAACAAGCCGCACGACTCGACCATCATCAACTACGACCGCCATCTCGACTGTGAAGCGCTGTCCCGGCATATCGCCCACCCGGCGATCGTCCACAAGCTTCGCAGCCTCATGGATAACGACATCATGTGCTGGAAGACGCACATCTTCGAGAAAGAGCCCGGCGACTCGGGAACGGGCTGGCACCAGGTCGAGGCATTCACTGTGTACAACGAGTCGGAAACCCGCTCGTATCCCTCGCTGCGCTACACCGAGGAGTCCACGGCCGCCACGCGGGAGCTGTTCGTCTGGACGGCCTTCTCCGAGACGGACAAGGCGCACGGCTGCCTGCGCTTCCTGCCCGGCAGCCACAAGCAGTCCTACAACGTGGAGAACAAGTCCCACAACGGCTACGACTACGCGGAGCTCAAGCTCGACAAGGACTGGGATCCGAACAGTCACGAGATCGTCGACATGGAGTTGAAGCCCGGCCAGTTCGTCATCTTCCTGGACAAGTGCGTCCACGGCTCGCACCCGAACGTCAGTGCCGACAAGCGCGTCGGGTTGGTGTCCCGCTACATCCCGCCGTCCGTGCGGGTCTACGAGCACATCAACCGTCTCAGCGGGTTCGGCGACGCGATCGACCTCGACTACCACGGATGCGTCATGGTGTCCGGCGAAGACAAGTACGGGCATAACCGGATGTACCGGGAGAACCTCAACGGCTTCCCCTTCCCGAAGGTCGAGTCCGATGGCCACTGA
- a CDS encoding DinB family protein: MTAEYTQGDQFRGARIHLCDLSGLEVRDCDVTGLKIVDCYGGEVSLGGGFERVVVNDVDVTAYVEAELDRLHPNRVLAREATSAAEFRVAWDAIERQWGETIDRAGRLPEVKLHERVDGEWSFVETQRHLLMAGDAWIGNAVLEEDAPYHPLGLPGGGMPAEASAKLLGLTLDVVPTLEEVLVPRLARMAAVRRVVDELTEAELNRVCGRKPADSYPDKDYVVRRCLSVVLREEAEHHRYAVRDLTVLEADTRTE, from the coding sequence ATGACTGCTGAGTACACCCAAGGTGACCAGTTCCGTGGTGCCCGCATCCATCTGTGCGACCTCTCCGGCCTGGAGGTTCGTGATTGTGACGTCACCGGTTTGAAGATCGTGGACTGCTATGGGGGTGAGGTTTCCCTTGGTGGCGGTTTTGAGCGTGTTGTTGTCAATGACGTTGATGTGACCGCCTATGTTGAGGCTGAGCTGGATCGGTTGCATCCGAACCGGGTGCTGGCCCGTGAGGCCACGTCTGCCGCTGAATTCCGGGTTGCTTGGGATGCGATCGAGAGGCAGTGGGGGGAGACGATCGACCGTGCTGGGCGCTTACCGGAGGTGAAGCTGCATGAGCGGGTCGATGGTGAGTGGTCGTTTGTTGAGACGCAGCGGCATCTGCTGATGGCTGGTGATGCTTGGATCGGTAACGCTGTGCTGGAGGAGGATGCGCCGTATCATCCGTTGGGGCTTCCTGGTGGCGGGATGCCGGCTGAGGCATCGGCGAAGCTTCTCGGGCTCACTCTTGATGTGGTCCCGACGCTGGAGGAGGTGCTCGTGCCGCGGCTTGCTCGCATGGCCGCGGTGCGTCGGGTTGTCGACGAGCTCACCGAGGCTGAGTTGAATCGGGTGTGTGGTCGCAAGCCGGCCGATTCGTATCCGGACAAGGACTACGTCGTGCGCCGTTGCCTCAGCGTCGTGCTCAGGGAAGAGGCCGAGCATCACCGGTACGCGGTGCGCGACCTCACCGTGCTCGAGGCCGATACCCGAACCGAGTGA
- a CDS encoding FMN-binding negative transcriptional regulator — protein sequence MFVPSHYRIKDEDWHRRIIDGHPLATLTTNGTTAPLATRLPALVAPGEPESGPLAGTEILGHLNRANPHWKALTDGTYARLMFDGPGGFVTPAVYPGDPSAPTWNFAAVHVCGRLRLIRGREETLEVVRWTAARLEDRFGAGWDQTSSVDYFRRIVHGVGAFRLTIESAEALFKLSQEQPADVQESVIRRYEADPSGAGWPIARLMREAGMGGSAGSPDDTVSACPF from the coding sequence ATGTTCGTACCGAGCCACTACCGGATCAAGGACGAGGACTGGCACCGCCGGATCATCGACGGCCACCCCCTCGCGACGCTCACCACGAACGGGACGACCGCTCCCCTGGCCACCCGCCTGCCGGCCCTGGTCGCGCCGGGTGAACCCGAGTCCGGCCCGCTGGCCGGCACCGAGATCCTCGGCCACCTCAACCGCGCCAACCCGCACTGGAAGGCGCTCACGGACGGCACGTACGCCCGGCTGATGTTCGACGGGCCGGGCGGCTTCGTCACCCCGGCCGTCTACCCCGGCGACCCGTCCGCGCCGACGTGGAACTTCGCGGCTGTGCACGTCTGCGGCCGCCTACGGTTGATCCGCGGGCGGGAGGAGACACTCGAGGTCGTCCGGTGGACGGCCGCTCGCCTGGAGGATCGCTTCGGCGCGGGCTGGGACCAGACCTCCTCGGTCGACTACTTCCGCCGGATCGTGCACGGAGTCGGTGCCTTCCGACTGACGATCGAGTCGGCGGAGGCGCTGTTCAAACTCAGCCAGGAGCAGCCGGCGGACGTGCAGGAGTCGGTGATCCGCCGCTACGAGGCGGATCCCAGCGGCGCCGGCTGGCCGATCGCCCGGCTGATGCGGGAGGCCGGGATGGGCGGCTCCGCCGGATCGCCGGACGACACCGTGTCCGCCTGCCCCTTCTGA
- a CDS encoding gamma-glutamyltransferase family protein yields MTVLRPQLTGTFGAVASTHWSASAVGMGILDRGGNAFDAAAAAGFALQVVEPHSNGPGGDVVISVYPRSAGTVRIICGQGPMPQATTIERFGALGIEQMPAAGLLPATVPGAFGAWMRLLAEFGTMPLATVLEPAIGYASGGYPLLPAAAATVAAMAPLFRTEWTASARTYLPDDAVPAAGARMRNAALADTYERLLREARAASTDREAQLEAARAAFYEGFVADAIDGFARTTEVLDSTGGRHRGLLTGDDLAAWRPAVEEPCALPYGDFTVYKPGPWSQGPVFLQQLAILSGCDLRGMGLGSVDYVHTLAEAAKLAFADREAWYGDPAHTPVPMAELLAPEYTARRRSAIGDRAALDPQPGRVGPGQPWIPQAKPEQPGADEPDWMTQLRSGIPTVTAGAPQAGAGNTCTVAVADRWGNLAVAVPSGGWLKSSPVIPDLGFPLGTRGQTAWLVDGHPNSLAPGRRPRTTLSPSIVLRDGEPFLAFGTPGGDQQDQWTLQVFLAIAEFGMEPQAATELPAVNIDHFAQSFAPRASRPGVLVAERSLGPDVLAGLERKGHRLDVVPASTLGKVCAAGVDPDTGFLRAATGPRGRQAYGVCR; encoded by the coding sequence ATGACCGTCCTGCGACCCCAGCTCACCGGTACCTTCGGCGCCGTGGCCTCGACGCACTGGTCAGCGTCCGCCGTCGGCATGGGCATCCTCGACCGGGGTGGCAACGCCTTCGACGCGGCGGCGGCCGCCGGCTTCGCCCTCCAGGTGGTCGAGCCGCACTCGAACGGGCCCGGCGGCGACGTCGTGATCTCGGTCTACCCGCGCTCGGCCGGCACGGTGCGCATCATCTGCGGACAGGGCCCGATGCCGCAGGCGACGACCATCGAGCGGTTCGGGGCGCTCGGCATCGAGCAGATGCCCGCGGCGGGCCTGCTCCCCGCGACCGTGCCGGGCGCGTTCGGCGCCTGGATGCGCCTGCTCGCCGAGTTCGGCACGATGCCACTGGCCACCGTCCTGGAACCGGCGATCGGGTACGCCTCCGGCGGCTACCCGCTGCTGCCCGCCGCCGCGGCGACGGTCGCGGCGATGGCTCCGCTGTTCCGGACGGAGTGGACCGCGTCCGCGCGCACCTACCTGCCCGACGACGCGGTACCGGCGGCCGGCGCCCGGATGCGCAACGCCGCGCTGGCCGACACCTACGAGCGGCTGCTGCGCGAGGCGCGGGCCGCGTCGACCGACCGGGAGGCCCAGCTCGAGGCGGCCCGGGCGGCCTTCTACGAGGGCTTCGTCGCCGACGCGATCGACGGCTTCGCGCGTACCACCGAGGTGCTCGACTCCACCGGCGGCCGGCACCGTGGCCTGCTCACCGGCGACGACCTGGCGGCCTGGCGGCCTGCCGTCGAGGAACCGTGCGCGCTGCCGTACGGCGACTTCACCGTCTACAAGCCGGGGCCGTGGTCGCAGGGCCCGGTCTTCCTCCAGCAGCTGGCGATCCTGTCCGGCTGCGACCTGCGCGGCATGGGGCTCGGCTCCGTCGACTACGTCCACACCCTCGCGGAGGCGGCTAAGCTCGCGTTCGCCGACCGCGAGGCCTGGTACGGGGACCCGGCGCACACACCGGTGCCGATGGCCGAGCTCCTGGCGCCGGAGTACACCGCGCGGCGGCGCTCGGCCATCGGCGACCGTGCGGCCCTCGACCCCCAGCCCGGCCGGGTCGGCCCCGGCCAGCCCTGGATCCCGCAGGCCAAACCGGAGCAGCCGGGCGCCGACGAGCCGGACTGGATGACCCAGCTGCGCAGCGGCATACCCACCGTGACCGCCGGGGCGCCGCAGGCCGGCGCCGGGAACACCTGCACCGTCGCGGTCGCGGACCGGTGGGGAAACCTGGCCGTGGCCGTGCCCAGCGGCGGCTGGCTCAAGAGCTCACCGGTGATCCCCGATCTCGGCTTCCCGCTCGGCACCCGCGGCCAGACCGCCTGGCTCGTCGACGGCCACCCGAACTCGCTGGCGCCCGGCCGGCGTCCGCGCACGACGCTGAGCCCCAGTATCGTGCTGCGCGACGGCGAGCCGTTCCTGGCGTTCGGCACGCCGGGCGGTGACCAGCAGGACCAGTGGACGCTCCAGGTGTTCCTCGCGATCGCGGAGTTCGGGATGGAACCGCAGGCCGCGACCGAGCTCCCCGCCGTCAACATCGACCACTTCGCGCAGTCGTTCGCGCCGCGCGCCTCCCGGCCGGGCGTGCTGGTCGCGGAACGCTCGCTCGGACCCGACGTGCTCGCCGGCCTGGAGCGGAAGGGCCACCGGCTCGACGTGGTGCCGGCGTCCACCCTCGGCAAGGTCTGCGCCGCCGGTGTCGACCCGGATACCGGCTTCCTTCGGGCCGCGACCGGCCCGCGCGGCCGCCAGGCCTACGGAGTGTGCCGGTAG
- a CDS encoding cupin domain-containing protein codes for MDAPSASAAVAAAAPAARMDLPLFREIPGHHAPTPFYLTDDMYGGLCLELAGGELSDKVGKPVADPHTHECPEIYLLLSPNPGGGVIEVVADGRHHTLTSPATFFIPAGTVHHFVTRKAEPGTYCLGLLLTGSTQR; via the coding sequence ATGGACGCCCCTTCCGCAAGCGCCGCGGTCGCGGCCGCCGCCCCGGCCGCCCGAATGGATCTTCCGCTGTTCCGCGAGATTCCCGGACATCACGCACCCACACCGTTCTACCTGACCGACGACATGTACGGCGGGCTGTGCTTGGAGCTGGCCGGCGGCGAGCTCAGCGACAAGGTGGGAAAGCCGGTGGCCGATCCGCATACCCACGAGTGTCCCGAGATCTATCTGCTGCTGTCCCCGAATCCGGGCGGTGGCGTGATCGAGGTGGTCGCCGACGGACGCCACCACACGCTGACCTCGCCGGCGACATTCTTCATCCCGGCCGGCACGGTGCACCACTTCGTCACCCGCAAGGCCGAACCGGGCACGTATTGCCTTGGCCTGCTGCTCACCGGGTCAACCCAACGATGA
- a CDS encoding class I SAM-dependent methyltransferase produces the protein MTAATTHLPKEEARYCADTFNGAVAAAALSAAWDIGLLDELADREAVDVPEFTARTRTHPEAVRRILVALSSRRIVVVDAGPDLARRGPGFDEAFRTRGFFYWLTRGCGELFTDLTTLVRTDERADRQMRRDSRAISVACRSIARNFFDPPLRDLLDGIDYTTVADLGCGSGDRIIMLAERRPAIRAIGVDIAPGALAVAGEAVRDANLTDRITLLRDDVLNMSPRPEYADAELVTCFLMGHDFWPRDNCVKTLQKLRETFPNGRNLLLGDTCRSVGVEGPDLPMFTLGFETVHAIMDQYLPTLDEWYSVLDESGWRLADQRLIELPAFSFIFHLTPA, from the coding sequence ATGACCGCCGCGACAACCCATCTGCCCAAGGAAGAAGCGCGATACTGTGCGGATACCTTCAACGGTGCCGTGGCCGCAGCCGCTCTCAGTGCGGCCTGGGACATCGGCTTGTTGGACGAGCTGGCCGACCGGGAGGCTGTCGACGTACCCGAGTTCACCGCCCGCACCCGCACCCACCCGGAGGCGGTTCGCCGGATCCTTGTCGCGCTGTCCAGCCGCAGGATCGTGGTCGTCGACGCCGGGCCGGACCTGGCCCGGCGCGGACCGGGATTCGACGAGGCGTTCCGTACCAGGGGCTTCTTCTACTGGCTGACCAGGGGCTGTGGTGAGCTCTTCACCGATCTCACCACCCTGGTTCGCACCGATGAACGCGCCGACCGCCAGATGCGCCGCGATTCGCGGGCGATCAGCGTGGCCTGCCGGAGCATCGCCCGCAACTTCTTCGACCCGCCGCTGCGGGATCTACTCGACGGTATCGACTACACGACCGTCGCCGATCTCGGCTGTGGCAGCGGCGACCGGATCATCATGTTGGCCGAGCGGCGACCCGCGATCCGGGCCATCGGGGTCGATATCGCCCCGGGGGCGTTGGCGGTCGCGGGAGAGGCGGTCCGCGATGCGAACCTGACGGACCGGATCACGCTGCTTCGGGATGATGTGCTGAACATGTCGCCGAGGCCGGAGTACGCCGACGCCGAACTGGTCACCTGCTTCCTCATGGGGCACGACTTCTGGCCACGGGACAACTGCGTGAAGACACTGCAGAAGCTCCGAGAGACCTTCCCCAACGGACGAAACCTCCTCCTCGGCGACACCTGTCGGTCCGTCGGCGTGGAAGGCCCGGACCTGCCGATGTTCACGCTCGGCTTCGAGACCGTGCACGCGATCATGGACCAGTACCTGCCCACGCTCGACGAGTGGTACTCGGTGCTCGATGAGAGCGGCTGGCGTCTCGCTGATCAGCGGCTCATCGAACTTCCCGCGTTCAGCTTCATCTTCCACCTGACCCCAGCCTGA